From Streptomonospora salina, the proteins below share one genomic window:
- a CDS encoding ArdC-like ssDNA-binding domain-containing protein, whose product MPTSPKRSGLSPEQRRERLNHAHEQLQSAVENLTSGHGWHAMLSARAWLRRYSLNNLLLIMEQYPEATDVRPLKQWNQVGRRVRKGEKAIRILAPLRYRSEAGDPDASDDADANTKPRFEVRGFTTAGAFDVAQTEGTELPDASAADPQELRSLAPAALWDHVATQITRRGYGIERGDCGPAYGHVDFTARTVRVREGVEEAQAVKTLTHELAHIVCEHNTRPEASRERREIEAESVACLVANLAGLDSLPYSVPYVAGWAGDAATAHASAERVMAAADEITAALQHAAPSAT is encoded by the coding sequence ATGCCCACCAGTCCCAAGCGGAGCGGACTCAGCCCGGAACAGCGCCGCGAACGTCTCAACCACGCCCACGAACAACTGCAGTCGGCCGTGGAGAACCTGACCAGCGGCCACGGATGGCACGCCATGCTGAGCGCGCGGGCGTGGCTGCGCCGCTACTCGCTCAACAACCTGCTGCTGATCATGGAGCAGTACCCCGAAGCCACCGACGTGCGCCCCCTCAAGCAGTGGAACCAGGTCGGCCGTCGGGTCCGCAAAGGAGAAAAGGCGATCCGGATCCTGGCGCCGCTGCGCTACCGGAGCGAGGCCGGCGACCCCGACGCCTCCGACGACGCCGACGCAAACACGAAACCGCGGTTTGAAGTGCGGGGATTCACCACCGCCGGCGCCTTCGACGTCGCCCAAACCGAAGGCACCGAACTCCCCGACGCCTCCGCGGCCGATCCCCAAGAGCTGCGCAGCCTGGCACCCGCGGCGCTATGGGACCACGTGGCCACACAGATCACCCGCCGCGGCTACGGGATCGAACGCGGCGACTGCGGCCCGGCCTACGGCCACGTCGACTTCACCGCACGCACCGTGCGCGTGCGTGAAGGCGTGGAGGAGGCCCAAGCGGTCAAAACCCTCACCCACGAGCTCGCCCACATCGTCTGCGAGCACAACACCCGCCCCGAGGCCAGCCGCGAACGCAGGGAAATCGAAGCCGAATCCGTGGCCTGCCTGGTCGCCAACCTCGCCGGGCTGGACTCCCTGCCCTACTCGGTGCCCTACGTCGCCGGCTGGGCCGGTGACGCCGCCACCGCCCACGCCAGCGCCGAACGCGTCATGGCCGCAGCCGATGAGATCACCGCCGCGCTGCAGCACGCGGCCCCATCCGCGACCTGA
- a CDS encoding DNA polymerase III subunit beta, whose amino-acid sequence MTTVAETAPTTTGAALFTASRAELAAALTTVGMAVSPRPAVPVLAGVLLESDGTDLMVRGYDFETAVSVRLEGAAVAPGRLLVNHAELSKLLKALVKGLSKREADRARVRVRADDAASATVEVAGTTVPLELLPLEDYPDLPSEPPLLARADRTHLAGECQRVLRACGSDDTLPMLAGVKLDPGPDGLTLATTDRYRIAVGHVGAHVEAERIPAEGVLAPGRLVGRVLAKLDADQVRIGHAAEGLTEVVSLAAGAVTVVMRTIPAEFPAYSRFLPHSAAATVVADRAALLAQITRAAAVLEAKGHRANPVMLTVADAAVTAAPQLAEGTDRVRTPALEADVTGIDEPLCVGLAPRFVVDALESFTGRTVTLHLQAPTKPVLLTDTPEGISDPTAFRHLLMPVRLS is encoded by the coding sequence ATGACCACCGTTGCCGAGACTGCTCCCACCACAACAGGCGCTGCGCTGTTCACCGCTTCCCGCGCAGAACTGGCCGCTGCGCTGACCACCGTAGGCATGGCGGTTTCCCCACGTCCCGCGGTTCCCGTGCTGGCCGGCGTGCTGCTGGAGTCCGACGGCACCGACCTGATGGTGCGCGGCTACGACTTCGAGACAGCCGTCAGCGTCCGCCTGGAGGGTGCCGCGGTTGCGCCCGGGCGGCTGCTGGTGAACCACGCCGAGCTGAGCAAACTGCTCAAGGCTCTGGTGAAAGGGCTGAGCAAGCGTGAAGCCGACCGCGCCCGGGTGCGTGTGCGCGCCGACGATGCCGCATCCGCCACCGTCGAAGTCGCCGGTACGACGGTGCCGCTGGAGCTTCTGCCGTTGGAGGACTACCCGGACCTGCCGTCCGAACCGCCGCTGCTGGCGCGTGCCGACCGCACACACCTCGCCGGCGAGTGCCAACGCGTGCTGCGCGCGTGCGGCAGCGACGACACCCTTCCGATGCTCGCCGGCGTGAAGCTCGACCCCGGACCCGACGGGCTCACGCTGGCAACCACCGACCGCTACCGCATCGCCGTGGGACATGTCGGCGCCCACGTCGAGGCGGAGCGCATCCCCGCCGAGGGAGTCCTGGCGCCGGGCCGACTGGTCGGCAGGGTGCTGGCCAAACTCGACGCGGACCAGGTGCGCATCGGCCACGCCGCGGAAGGGCTCACCGAGGTGGTCTCGCTGGCCGCGGGAGCGGTGACGGTGGTGATGCGCACGATCCCCGCGGAGTTCCCCGCCTACAGCCGATTCCTGCCCCACAGCGCCGCGGCCACGGTCGTGGCCGACCGGGCCGCGCTACTGGCCCAGATCACCCGGGCTGCGGCCGTGCTGGAGGCCAAGGGCCATCGCGCCAACCCCGTCATGCTCACCGTCGCCGACGCAGCGGTCACCGCCGCGCCGCAGCTGGCGGAGGGCACCGACCGCGTGCGCACACCCGCGCTCGAGGCCGACGTCACCGGCATCGACGAGCCCCTCTGTGTGGGCCTGGCCCCGCGGTTCGTGGTCGATGCCCTGGAGAGCTTCACCGGTCGAACGGTGACCCTGCACCTGCAGGCGCCCACCAAGCCCGTGCTACTCACCGACACCCCCGAAGGCATCAGCGACCCCACGGCGTTTCGCCACCTGCTGATGCCCGTCCGCCTGAGCTGA
- a CDS encoding OmpA family protein yields the protein MILRRITALTVSALLLVGLPYAALVLLDWPRLDLSITAVLAHLRGGALPPGLGAAALILALWAVWGLYLLALAAEVRAWASGRGPRLRPLGPLQVLAATTIGASLTTPAAAYAAAPTDSAVEAPPTAEPQPSVQPGDSEGDDRPAGPQGVIQRERVLDGFGYDSADLTAAMKTDLAPVVTMIDNHTDADQPIQVTGHTDAAGDATYNRQLSQRRADAAATYLREQLGATAPPIETRGAGETELLDGASPEAQRRVEITYTVTPQPQDNPGSEKPGQTQQGQPQNTPSPTAPEGSAGSETEPAPAADEDQAVIVLKLPGGFLLTSMAASGVAAGFALGRRHGNRHPAPAPAEQTPPRGPTPAEPASETDRETTAQDSPSKVDNATVLDLGAGGLGTTGPGAPAATRSLLAAAVTTHEEPPPQVVMPHDDAETVLGAETATLLAERATSTVTVAPGLSEALTLLHTELLSHPGDDEDDDATTDAQPPRPLLLVARPDNDHRAELHALLAQGRHSGIAALLLGAWPEGTCTIADDGALTTTDPALEHLTGAHWPGTDTGTLADLIAALPTTTTHEPDRVELRVLGRVSLAIGTEPVALRRHAAYETAAYLAAHPDGVTLERATEDMWPHDNPHRAARRFHDATSALRRAQRSTGSGTDTTPLVVHENSRYRLNTATVTVDLWDLEAVLAAVEHNDTADAQARRRLQHAVAGYADFAAETDYAWAEHHRLHLRRRVLNALLRLASESDRDTARDLLAQAVAVDAYSEEAHHALIRLYLEQDDTRGAAETYRQYESALREIDAEPDARIRTLITDVE from the coding sequence GTGATCCTCCGCCGAATCACCGCCCTGACCGTCAGCGCCCTGCTGCTGGTGGGCCTGCCGTATGCCGCGCTGGTGCTGCTGGACTGGCCCAGGCTGGACCTGTCGATCACGGCGGTACTTGCCCACCTGCGCGGCGGGGCGCTCCCGCCCGGCCTCGGCGCCGCCGCGTTGATCCTCGCGTTGTGGGCGGTCTGGGGCCTCTACCTTCTAGCGCTGGCCGCCGAAGTCCGAGCGTGGGCGAGCGGACGGGGGCCGCGGCTGCGTCCGCTGGGGCCGCTGCAGGTGCTGGCCGCCACCACCATCGGCGCCTCCCTGACCACCCCCGCGGCCGCCTACGCCGCCGCCCCGACGGACTCCGCCGTGGAGGCGCCACCGACGGCGGAGCCGCAGCCATCGGTGCAGCCCGGGGACAGCGAAGGTGACGATCGGCCCGCTGGCCCGCAAGGCGTGATCCAGCGCGAACGTGTCCTCGACGGTTTCGGCTACGACTCCGCCGACCTCACCGCGGCCATGAAGACCGATCTCGCACCGGTCGTGACGATGATCGACAACCACACGGACGCGGACCAACCTATCCAGGTCACCGGCCACACCGACGCCGCCGGCGACGCGACCTACAACCGGCAGCTCTCCCAGCGCCGCGCCGACGCGGCCGCGACCTATCTGCGCGAACAGCTCGGCGCGACAGCACCACCCATCGAAACCCGCGGAGCAGGAGAAACCGAACTCCTGGACGGGGCAAGTCCGGAGGCCCAGCGCCGCGTCGAGATCACCTACACCGTCACCCCACAGCCCCAGGACAACCCTGGCTCAGAAAAACCCGGGCAGACACAGCAGGGGCAGCCACAGAACACCCCCTCGCCGACGGCGCCGGAGGGGTCCGCGGGGTCGGAGACCGAGCCCGCCCCGGCCGCCGACGAGGACCAGGCCGTGATCGTGCTCAAGCTCCCCGGCGGATTCCTGCTGACCTCGATGGCCGCCAGCGGAGTCGCCGCTGGATTCGCCCTGGGCCGCCGCCACGGCAACCGGCACCCAGCCCCCGCCCCAGCCGAGCAAACACCCCCTCGGGGCCCAACGCCGGCGGAGCCCGCCTCGGAAACCGACCGCGAGACGACAGCTCAGGACTCCCCTTCCAAGGTCGACAACGCCACGGTGCTCGACCTGGGCGCCGGCGGTCTGGGCACCACCGGCCCCGGCGCCCCCGCCGCGACCCGCAGCCTGCTCGCCGCAGCCGTGACCACCCACGAGGAACCCCCGCCGCAGGTGGTGATGCCCCACGACGACGCCGAAACCGTGCTCGGGGCCGAGACGGCCACACTGTTGGCTGAGCGCGCGACCTCGACCGTCACCGTCGCCCCAGGCCTGAGCGAGGCCCTCACCCTGCTGCACACCGAGCTCCTGTCCCACCCCGGCGACGACGAGGACGACGACGCCACGACGGACGCGCAGCCGCCACGGCCCCTCCTACTCGTGGCACGTCCCGACAACGACCACCGTGCCGAACTCCACGCGCTACTCGCCCAGGGACGCCACAGCGGCATCGCAGCCCTCCTGCTCGGCGCCTGGCCCGAGGGCACCTGCACCATCGCCGACGACGGCGCCCTCACCACCACCGACCCCGCCCTGGAGCACCTCACCGGCGCCCACTGGCCCGGCACCGACACCGGCACACTCGCCGACCTCATCGCCGCCCTGCCCACCACGACTACCCACGAGCCCGACCGCGTCGAACTGCGCGTCCTCGGCCGCGTGAGCCTGGCCATCGGCACCGAACCGGTAGCCCTGCGCCGCCACGCCGCCTACGAAACGGCCGCCTACCTCGCCGCCCACCCCGACGGCGTGACGCTGGAACGCGCCACCGAAGACATGTGGCCCCACGACAACCCCCACCGCGCCGCCCGCCGCTTCCACGACGCCACCAGCGCCCTACGCAGAGCCCAGCGCAGCACCGGCTCCGGCACCGACACCACCCCGCTCGTCGTCCACGAGAACAGCCGATACCGGCTCAACACCGCCACCGTGACCGTCGACCTCTGGGACCTGGAAGCCGTTCTCGCCGCAGTGGAGCACAACGACACCGCCGATGCGCAGGCACGCCGACGCCTGCAGCATGCCGTGGCCGGCTACGCCGACTTCGCCGCCGAGACCGACTACGCCTGGGCCGAGCACCACCGCCTGCACCTGCGCCGGCGCGTCCTCAACGCACTACTGCGCTTGGCCTCCGAAAGCGACCGCGACACCGCGCGCGACCTGCTCGCCCAGGCAGTGGCCGTAGATGCTTACAGCGAGGAGGCCCACCACGCCCTCATTCGCCTGTATCTGGAGCAGGACGATACCCGGGGCGCCGCCGAGACCTACCGCCAGTACGAATCCGCGCTGCGTGAGATCGACGCCGAACCCGACGCGAGGATCCGCACCCTCATCACCGACGTGGAATAG
- a CDS encoding pilus assembly protein TadG-related protein: MTPTALREDRGQVTAFVVIITLALILLFALVAEGGAALSTRSRALSLAQEAARAGAQQLDLAAYRAGQTATLNAPAAEQAAQSFLHRSGADGQARVDGATVTVTARLDHTFTLLPLGTRPVAATATAGPNTTA, translated from the coding sequence ATGACCCCCACGGCCCTGCGTGAGGACCGAGGACAGGTGACGGCCTTCGTCGTCATCATCACCCTCGCCCTTATCCTGCTGTTCGCCCTGGTGGCCGAGGGCGGCGCCGCATTGAGCACGCGCAGCCGCGCGCTGTCGCTGGCCCAGGAGGCCGCGCGCGCCGGAGCCCAACAACTCGACCTGGCCGCCTACCGCGCCGGGCAGACCGCCACGCTGAACGCCCCGGCCGCAGAACAGGCCGCCCAGTCCTTCCTGCACCGTTCCGGCGCCGACGGCCAAGCCCGCGTGGACGGCGCGACCGTCACCGTCACCGCCCGCCTCGACCACACCTTCACGCTGCTGCCCCTGGGCACCCGCCCCGTGGCCGCCACCGCCACCGCCGGCCCGAACACGACCGCCTGA
- a CDS encoding TadE/TadG family type IV pilus assembly protein: MELAVLTPLLILLALLTVLAYRMVSAEMTANTLAHAAARAATLQRTPAAAEQAARQSVANAPRTHDLDCAAYTLELDIASLEPGTTVEAALTCHVDLAGHSGLGVPLTSQVHGEASAVVDVYRSRP, from the coding sequence GTGGAGCTGGCTGTGCTCACGCCGCTGCTCATCCTGCTCGCGCTGCTCACCGTGCTGGCCTACCGCATGGTCTCGGCCGAGATGACCGCCAACACCCTCGCCCACGCCGCAGCCCGCGCCGCCACCCTGCAACGCACCCCCGCGGCCGCCGAGCAGGCCGCCCGCCAAAGCGTGGCGAACGCACCGCGTACGCACGATCTCGACTGCGCCGCCTACACCCTGGAACTGGACATCGCCAGCCTGGAGCCCGGCACCACGGTGGAGGCGGCGCTGACCTGCCACGTGGACCTGGCCGGCCACTCCGGCCTCGGCGTTCCCCTCACCTCGCAGGTCCACGGTGAGGCGAGCGCGGTCGTCGACGTGTACCGGAGCCGACCATGA
- a CDS encoding TadE/TadG family type IV pilus assembly protein: MGERRRHARGDRGSTELAIATPLLLLLVMLVVQTALWAHAGHTAETIARHGLAATRAVGASEADGHAAAHQAAGQLGGDLLTDVDVRIERSATTARVAIRAEVPSLIPGLSWPITQEQQAPVERIVPAQGEQR, from the coding sequence GTGGGCGAGCGACGGCGCCACGCCCGCGGGGATCGGGGCAGCACCGAACTCGCGATCGCCACCCCGCTGCTCTTGCTGCTGGTGATGCTGGTCGTGCAGACCGCGCTGTGGGCCCACGCCGGCCACACCGCCGAAACTATCGCCCGCCACGGCCTGGCCGCCACGCGTGCAGTCGGGGCGAGCGAGGCCGACGGGCACGCCGCCGCGCACCAGGCCGCAGGCCAGCTCGGCGGCGATCTGCTCACCGACGTCGACGTCCGCATCGAGCGCAGTGCGACCACCGCTCGGGTGGCCATCCGGGCCGAGGTTCCCTCGCTCATCCCCGGGCTGTCCTGGCCGATCACCCAAGAGCAGCAGGCCCCGGTCGAACGGATCGTTCCCGCACAGGGGGAGCAGCGGTGA
- a CDS encoding type II secretion system F family protein, giving the protein MSPLVLGIAGGAVFAAGLWLMLLVRLARPRLIELLTEPPPPTPPGDRPGGWSMRLGAPGIPVLAALGLPTARTRTRLAICERDTAAYLAEKTTTGLLGLAVPPLLGALLLAAGIDVAGAYGLLIWAILALVLWLAPDLALGDEAAKRRRQMRHTVAAFADLAVVALAGGAGVTSALDEAANASTAPAMRRIRTALRAAAVRRQPPWDALRDLGRRYDLDEFAELAASLQLAGADGARVRASLAAKAKSLRTQHLAAMDADAQAATERMSLPVVLLFAGFLILIGYPALSLILSGL; this is encoded by the coding sequence ATGAGCCCGCTCGTCCTCGGCATCGCCGGCGGCGCCGTCTTCGCCGCCGGGCTGTGGCTGATGCTCCTGGTGCGCTTGGCCCGCCCCCGGCTCATCGAGCTGCTGACCGAACCACCCCCACCCACCCCGCCGGGCGACCGGCCGGGCGGGTGGAGCATGCGGCTGGGTGCCCCCGGCATCCCGGTCCTGGCCGCCCTCGGGCTGCCCACCGCGCGCACCCGCACCCGCCTGGCCATCTGCGAACGCGACACCGCCGCCTACCTGGCCGAGAAGACCACCACCGGCCTACTGGGCCTTGCCGTCCCACCGCTGTTGGGCGCCCTCCTGCTGGCCGCCGGGATCGACGTCGCTGGCGCCTACGGGCTGCTCATCTGGGCGATCCTCGCCCTGGTGCTGTGGCTGGCCCCCGACCTCGCCCTGGGCGACGAGGCCGCCAAGCGCCGCCGGCAGATGCGCCACACCGTGGCCGCCTTCGCCGACCTCGCCGTCGTGGCACTGGCCGGCGGCGCCGGCGTCACCAGCGCCCTGGACGAGGCCGCCAACGCGAGCACGGCACCGGCCATGCGCCGCATCCGCACCGCGCTGCGCGCCGCCGCCGTACGCCGCCAACCCCCCTGGGACGCGCTCCGCGACCTCGGCCGGCGCTACGACCTAGACGAATTCGCCGAACTGGCCGCCAGCCTGCAACTGGCCGGCGCCGACGGCGCCCGCGTGCGCGCCTCCCTGGCCGCCAAAGCCAAATCCCTGCGCACCCAGCACCTGGCCGCCATGGACGCCGACGCCCAAGCCGCCACCGAACGCATGAGCCTGCCCGTCGTGCTCCTGTTCGCCGGATTCCTGATCCTCATCGGATACCCGGCGCTGAGCCTGATCCTCTCCGGCCTGTAG
- a CDS encoding type II secretion system F family protein: MSTTAAILGVAGGLALGAGLWLVLASAASSPRTGRGAGTYRLFRSRRQLLRLAGAAGGGLLAWTLTGWPVAVLLTGAGLWWLPTLLGPDRAHAARVARIEAVASWTEQVRDLMAGASGLQQAITATAPIAPSPIRPQVQRLAEQLRSTRDPQHALAEFAHAVDTPTADLVAAALSSAAGRHAADLGSLLSSLAEAAREQAAMLVRVAASRARVRTAMRIIITVTLALATGLLVYNSSYLQPYDSLLGQAVLALIGSLWALALVWLSRLSHHDLGPRVLAPTGSQAGAA; encoded by the coding sequence ATGAGCACGACGGCGGCCATCCTCGGCGTTGCTGGCGGACTGGCGCTGGGCGCTGGCCTCTGGCTGGTGCTCGCATCTGCCGCTTCCTCACCACGCACCGGCCGAGGCGCTGGGACCTATCGGCTGTTCCGGAGCCGGCGTCAACTCCTGCGCCTGGCCGGCGCGGCCGGGGGAGGGCTACTGGCCTGGACGCTCACCGGCTGGCCGGTGGCCGTCCTGCTCACCGGGGCCGGCCTGTGGTGGCTGCCCACCCTTCTCGGGCCGGACCGGGCGCATGCGGCGAGGGTGGCGCGGATCGAAGCGGTGGCCTCCTGGACCGAGCAGGTACGCGACCTGATGGCCGGCGCCTCCGGGCTGCAGCAGGCCATCACCGCCACCGCCCCCATCGCCCCGAGCCCGATCCGCCCGCAGGTGCAACGCCTGGCCGAGCAGCTGCGCAGCACCCGCGACCCCCAGCACGCGCTCGCGGAATTCGCCCACGCGGTGGACACGCCCACCGCCGACCTGGTCGCCGCCGCCCTGTCCAGCGCGGCCGGACGCCACGCCGCCGACCTGGGATCCCTGCTGTCCAGCTTGGCCGAGGCCGCCCGGGAACAGGCGGCGATGCTCGTGCGCGTGGCCGCCAGCCGCGCCCGGGTGCGCACCGCGATGCGCATCATCATCACCGTCACCCTCGCCCTCGCGACCGGGCTGCTCGTATACAACTCCTCCTACCTCCAGCCCTACGACAGCCTGCTGGGCCAGGCGGTGCTGGCGCTCATCGGCAGCCTGTGGGCCCTGGCCCTGGTGTGGCTGTCGCGCCTGTCCCACCACGACCTGGGACCCCGCGTCCTCGCCCCCACCGGGTCGCAGGCGGGTGCCGCATGA
- a CDS encoding CpaF family protein, which translates to MSRPQHPVTVNTSAEAALAEWVRFVAGEATRRLSTALASEDAPLAGEEYRRRAEQTVRQILDEAAQRLLSQGHPVLDSASEQAVTQRAVAQVCGLGPLQELLDEPDIENINLTGTDVWVRYADGRREHRPPVVSGGQELVALVRRIAAESPAGERRFDPAAPILDMPLPDGSRLNAVMDIAHAPAVSIRRHRYRTTTLAELRSLGTLDEPLVALLSAAVRARRNIVISGGTNAGKTTLLRALAAEIASSERIVTVEDVAELGLHRDRDAHPDAVALYARPPNVEGAGEITVADLVRSALRMSPDRVIVGETRGSETVPLLNAMSQGNDGSLTTLHAASSEGAFTKIGAYAAQSSERLPLEATALLITAAVHLVVHLSATPTGQRMVTSVREVVGAEGQRVASNEIYRRSRTGEALPAAPPSPDTIDDLSEHGFDITHLLGSSPGGWTA; encoded by the coding sequence ATGAGCCGACCACAGCACCCCGTCACGGTCAACACGTCGGCCGAGGCCGCGCTGGCCGAGTGGGTGCGCTTCGTCGCCGGCGAGGCCACCCGCCGCCTTAGCACCGCCCTGGCGTCCGAAGACGCTCCGCTGGCCGGGGAGGAGTACCGGCGCCGCGCCGAGCAGACCGTGCGCCAGATCCTGGATGAGGCCGCCCAGCGCCTGCTCTCCCAAGGACACCCGGTCCTGGATTCGGCCTCCGAACAGGCGGTGACCCAACGGGCCGTGGCCCAGGTGTGCGGGCTCGGGCCGCTGCAGGAGCTGTTGGATGAGCCCGACATTGAAAACATCAACCTCACCGGCACCGACGTGTGGGTGCGCTACGCCGACGGGCGCCGCGAACACCGCCCGCCCGTGGTCTCCGGCGGGCAGGAACTGGTCGCGCTGGTGCGCCGCATCGCCGCCGAGTCACCGGCCGGTGAGCGGCGCTTCGACCCGGCCGCGCCCATTCTGGACATGCCCTTGCCGGACGGCTCCCGGTTGAACGCGGTGATGGACATCGCCCACGCTCCGGCCGTCTCGATTCGGCGCCACCGCTACCGCACGACCACTCTTGCCGAGCTGCGGTCGCTGGGCACCCTGGATGAACCCCTCGTGGCGCTGCTGTCCGCGGCGGTGCGGGCCCGGCGCAACATCGTCATCTCCGGCGGCACCAACGCCGGCAAGACCACATTGCTTCGCGCCCTGGCCGCGGAGATCGCCTCCTCGGAGCGGATCGTCACCGTCGAGGACGTCGCCGAACTTGGCCTGCACCGCGACCGGGACGCCCACCCCGATGCGGTGGCGCTGTATGCACGCCCGCCCAACGTGGAGGGTGCCGGTGAGATCACCGTGGCCGATCTGGTGCGTTCGGCGCTGCGCATGTCGCCGGACCGGGTGATCGTCGGTGAGACCCGCGGGTCGGAGACCGTGCCGCTGCTCAACGCCATGAGCCAAGGCAACGACGGCTCCCTGACCACCCTGCACGCCGCCTCCTCTGAAGGCGCCTTCACCAAGATCGGCGCCTACGCCGCCCAAAGCAGTGAGCGGCTGCCGCTGGAGGCGACCGCGCTGTTGATCACCGCGGCCGTGCACCTGGTCGTGCACCTCTCGGCCACCCCCACCGGGCAGCGGATGGTCACCAGCGTGCGCGAAGTCGTCGGTGCCGAGGGCCAGCGGGTCGCCTCCAACGAGATCTATCGCCGCAGCCGCACCGGGGAGGCGCTGCCAGCCGCCCCGCCCAGCCCCGACACCATCGACGACTTGTCAGAGCACGGCTTCGACATCACCCACCTGCTCGGCAGCAGCCCCGGGGGGTGGACCGCATGA
- a CDS encoding SAF domain-containing protein, giving the protein MAAVAERNEHKSDEGAAPQRLLGSGPRRWRWLAAGAALMAVGAAAVATALGQVDDRSGVVAAARDLPAGHVVVEGDLQVVEIAGGEQLAAVPAARIDGLVGKTVLAPINQNTLIAPEALGSGDAHPAEGEAVIGASLAPNQMPSSVRAGARVAVVITSAPGEDGSPASGGEQTQGSPPPSPAASAQEAISGRVQSVTTPEDAAGGQATRVELVVDAADAEAVARAAAADALSVVEVSGGES; this is encoded by the coding sequence ATGGCCGCAGTGGCGGAAAGGAACGAGCACAAGTCGGACGAGGGAGCTGCCCCGCAACGGCTGCTGGGCAGTGGACCGCGGCGGTGGCGGTGGCTGGCTGCGGGCGCCGCTCTGATGGCCGTGGGTGCGGCAGCGGTGGCCACGGCGCTGGGCCAGGTCGATGACCGCAGCGGGGTCGTGGCCGCGGCCCGAGATCTTCCCGCGGGGCACGTGGTGGTCGAGGGCGACCTGCAGGTGGTGGAGATCGCCGGCGGCGAGCAGCTGGCGGCCGTGCCGGCCGCGCGGATCGACGGTCTGGTCGGGAAGACGGTGCTGGCTCCCATCAACCAGAACACGCTGATCGCTCCGGAGGCGCTGGGCAGCGGCGATGCGCACCCGGCCGAGGGGGAGGCGGTCATCGGAGCCAGCCTGGCCCCCAACCAGATGCCGTCCTCCGTGCGCGCCGGGGCTCGGGTGGCCGTGGTCATCACCTCCGCGCCCGGCGAGGACGGTTCGCCCGCTTCGGGAGGGGAGCAGACGCAGGGTTCACCTCCGCCCTCACCCGCGGCGTCGGCCCAGGAGGCGATTTCGGGCCGGGTGCAGTCGGTGACCACGCCCGAGGACGCCGCCGGCGGGCAGGCCACACGGGTGGAGTTGGTGGTCGATGCCGCCGATGCCGAGGCGGTGGCCCGAGCGGCCGCGGCCGATGCGCTGAGCGTGGTGGAGGTTTCCGGAGGTGAGAGCTGA
- a CDS encoding NUDIX domain-containing protein, giving the protein MTAAATEIIVRAVICRDGRLLLARQRDKAWWFLPGGHVDPGERVEAALVRELGEELGTATTITGFRAAVEHGYIEDGITHHELNLVFEVAITGTEPVSHEDHLEFHWVALDQLVDADVRPGALKTALVTAGDDPTQFWHGWNG; this is encoded by the coding sequence ATGACCGCTGCTGCCACCGAGATCATCGTCCGCGCTGTCATCTGCCGCGACGGCCGACTCCTCTTGGCGCGTCAACGCGACAAGGCCTGGTGGTTCCTGCCGGGTGGCCACGTCGACCCCGGCGAGCGGGTGGAAGCCGCTTTGGTCCGCGAGTTGGGTGAGGAACTCGGTACCGCGACCACGATCACAGGATTTCGCGCTGCGGTCGAGCACGGCTACATCGAAGACGGCATCACGCACCACGAGCTCAATCTCGTATTCGAAGTCGCCATCACCGGCACCGAGCCGGTCAGCCATGAAGATCATCTCGAGTTCCACTGGGTAGCCCTGGATCAGCTCGTCGATGCGGACGTTCGGCCGGGCGCTCTCAAAACCGCCCTCGTCACCGCCGGGGACGACCCCACGCAGTTCTGGCACGGGTGGAACGGCTGA
- a CDS encoding topology modulation protein: MKKVAIVGCGGSGKSHLARALGQVLDAPTTHLDAAFYDDEWNARPTDEFAQLQREMVSQPLWVVDGNYNSTLQIRLEACDTVVLIDVSTIAALYGIFSRQLRHGAGHKGDGVHNRLHWGVLTYVATYRRTMRPRIMAKIEEFAAGRAGVVLLANRRQTRRWLREVAAEQA; the protein is encoded by the coding sequence ATGAAGAAGGTCGCGATCGTCGGCTGCGGCGGCAGCGGCAAGTCACACCTGGCCCGCGCACTGGGCCAGGTCCTCGACGCCCCGACCACGCACCTGGACGCCGCGTTCTACGACGACGAGTGGAACGCCCGGCCCACGGACGAGTTCGCCCAGCTGCAGCGCGAGATGGTCTCCCAGCCTCTCTGGGTAGTCGACGGCAACTACAACTCGACCCTGCAGATCCGACTCGAAGCCTGCGACACGGTGGTCTTGATAGACGTCTCCACGATCGCCGCGCTCTACGGGATCTTCTCGCGGCAACTCCGGCACGGGGCCGGGCACAAGGGCGACGGAGTGCACAACCGCCTCCACTGGGGCGTACTCACGTACGTCGCGACGTATCGCCGCACGATGCGGCCGCGCATAATGGCGAAGATCGAGGAGTTCGCCGCCGGCCGGGCCGGCGTGGTGCTTCTGGCCAACCGGCGCCAGACACGACGCTGGCTGCGGGAGGTCGCCGCCGAACAGGCCTGA